A genomic segment from Andrena cerasifolii isolate SP2316 chromosome 7, iyAndCera1_principal, whole genome shotgun sequence encodes:
- the Mv gene encoding lysosomal-trafficking regulator mauve isoform X8, with protein sequence MSYEEDTRLRTEDREEDDEKEYEERLGMSLASTNKLQILWDHFIHAEPQSYEKSSWLDIFLAELLAQVKDGRDVKDALSFCSVGGGGVSTLIACELLSDVHELCAKRSDGDHLIGLKKYLAQDRGWRCLAVLQLLGVRGLSCARELVALLVALYPVALQEGASKADPAAGRESPRNTYVKFHCNDDTVDTVEIVPHARRKPTKSGRNSASYEGNVSSRRRASCRHSIGAKVPVHNKQRSLGMFEARRDTPETASSESELLTDGVDRARSLTLKIRLNPMDFEYFTSVVRSDEEQKWQAALYELPVRPAKKTPRDYMDERIKNVLDARISNFETSLLIIQLLQELRDYDTPAEQTPAVQVMKFALDTLWSLQFGTDGDGLTGVECAKLKAAAARLMLTAMERALRANEPTTAVIHNVILPMAVRLLEDASGKPVDVFSPEEGSLLQEFIFATTYGIMTFLLHFLLHQHDAALDKLCDSLELFMLFVESQGGKLIGRTIFAIVDLPSVDPARSLVRARKVIDTIGALMNALKSARRDITHRAQSNRTKRKHNGNDVQSYHHSNGFGAPYSRDRSADAIVTNRACSISSLFMILANLLEDSHRLSSELQVRLIKVATVAGTCCCFPPRVLLSSVATLLKRHDPPTYAPAVTLLERALFKELGAYSELDSCEICDHSAANFWDFLEIYTDLLDPNEPKLCYCMMAHLLKTGPASRFQVRRELLLKVFYPTFLKAKAHYGADNGSVAAKFLIQSCLSVISCLIVHERIWEAFTEMNGLEEALALLPDTTFTRSVYALLEITVIIEIWRTSSAGSDPGGTEVPALKFLLSSLENETTELLSGLEEKRVEQITDQTPDEEGDDENVGRTAGADTRNDNEANRSKTGNSIDTISYYPQVFYNPDVTMTSLEGEDEMDANKRINLHQASAAWRAAAGVAMCSPRFRQELSSHAVSGKALELFKTLAVHISTGSIIDTNKSAHTLFEALLTCCLTSPLCDCDVIMELGRALMDAGMKLGRGLAVIVEALLKVSMLKPAQEETVSQYTCPRFPTMTLDAMPDCAADDSSTGEYVTADDGYEADVEVPGRSPHSNAVKRNNPLGPVVEPRGHANAHPALCSLAVDLLIHFSGQGLDADRGSIITAGLRKIAVTCRESASSCAALAGSGVITKMLNGFRDIFTSRDIQYQDLQHAVLEVFTLLATQSISPSELVTYLSLFKVDAPPLLSLLEPLFHLVLAARPQPNFILSFPVLAEMNVLPKVQSEEYKNLEKVENLVNNFRKRHLAAGICSPWSVHAACLPIGPKLAWSVWLQGCSVSMWLRIERGSPVSGKGTVMSTSPLIDSDNESLSDWGILSDNWSREVVAGSTSPPTPTSIIHLMSTGFESLVLETWLDLRSDKLILRLTRPGDKINRTISETSISGMLPSGRWHHLALNFKDTVLNKRSAVVEVVLWVDGWREINAQLPFDGLLVRKPGTTCVLLGQVGTSNVGAWYLGNLMVFRCPVFTKERALYLASLGPNYTNLAECILNTGKPDFAPLIASGALDGVREVRFEGGKFDTSRRKSYGGTYLRHAIETKVSDTKIDWDTVMDATNSHLGELQDNLLLSYEAQNPNIVHLYPQAITNPAAVVRNLLPGQPGFRVLSAPEHKVSQQPPLSLSPILSARLECQQYRGLVPAATLVGGVPIFLYLFARVIELNSTEEEQALALSIVLHLIRNDSELLSQYRSEGGTSLVLRVLESPRCHAGRHILKAMLDAACDNSILLKDIGSGNHSVSQNCEAVITDPELIKGALTAWRTWAKYDTLNLLLQALLLLLRDQHSQREFNASQLNRVRIVDTILTICKEHFLYEELGAVLDSSTGTAVVELIRALMGAPPEFAHLVAITDYLVLVHQASETYITHSTHNIYFLLPSLGEKKPVKINTMVTTSSSEESIETLENSKLSKGLTNTQIQKNKMPKRKERRNGPPQDTSAGEDSGIAASDGSNPLSNEKQSTWTDERRACQGLVCEGLLLLLRDAVRVLPDSQVGLMLKHVLRAELLLVLANNPDARVRTALIKVVQTYLQRASDEEVNKFIKQRYFMHLANQIALYPGSEPLVVALENLALRGPTLAAMPPLMAMLAKAAATEPNVARPVVSFITDIIAKFLFQNPSALRMLLEQGLVESLVQALVGGAHKGSSTSLYRDIHVLLVAVATKLLELPGNHQMQAVLDLHLILNHMELKEKSHCTKNRGCASTVRDAQIALFDGELDVLTAKVSSQSGFRLRSTASYLASAAHITSVFTTSSDQSDPGSRSSSFTSLHTPTVASSREPGKGELLDRFRIILSRAVEFITSADESPSGNELQLTKRLFSILLHGLCNPLEKRNQRSSGWSNRHALRKYTAKIMVWLLGPHQSNNTRIFAVRSLMEEPKARDILSSLLEVHPQVEQKFTVFFWDLLQRRDEMPSADARICAELREALSIWDLAKGIEQASPGMWNEELALLRRELMRDRDIWIDTNLPAIQRIGNRYDVLAKQLAESAMTITRMVVEEQNQERKVLMERLKHSRAMEAQAVAKWRDLARRLTHERAAWHFLNSYPGSWELDPTEGPARVRTRLQRCHLNIDRRFFMSEHQDKLEAAEIEAPLSYLFISVRQDASATALIERLHTTERIRKMSQAKVVTPRAELAGEVLIGETCLYFVPDNPDVPLHTDIALGGLDLAMVGGTAWRLEDIRELHRRRYQLQERAIEIFLITGRTYLLAFNSSKERDEFVTELSACNLPRRVPGDDLSEAITLWRSGALTNWEYVTCLNKLAGRSYNDLMQYPVFPFVLADYTNEKIDLNNPKIYRNFKRPMAVQDKKNEQHYINNYNYLKQALSEGLNLIALNQEPFHYGSHYSNSGTVLHFLVRLPPFTSMFLCYQDDNFDIPDRTFHALATTWRLTSCDSTTDVKELIPEFFYLPEFLLNSEGFNFGVRQNGYRVGDVELPKWCGGDARLFILAHRAALEADLVREVLPYWIDLVFGFRQTGRPAVEAINVFHPATYYGFNVEQIADPLERRAWETMVRTYGQTPAQLFRAAHPLPIQNVGNAMVYNPLPQVIEGVDGIKWGNYVGAPGNEPVLCWKHKHRAPLARLVPLMTGDVFGLPSYTTLLLGYTKEKGASMLSGTSVLGAALVSWGGTDGITRLKCKKEQPPRPLIKSSGLDPITTLGSAPDCGQLWAGHLSGRITVHAYTVAPSKIDFSSAPASVLLAHRSRVTTISLSRAFSIAVTGDASGVIVIWDLNSLTYVRSISCDESYPIRLLAISETLGDIAVTYETTKSVENASSSQSELKVFTINARPVGSVLSRKKITALCYSNAPEGVSVNVIATGLDNGVIRLWSSWDLRLVREIVNGTKGCGAVIAMAWALDQHHFYAVTEDFTVLIWEGSKRLSNGILKSIWSLHAHNITVISNIFQLRL encoded by the exons ATGAGCTATGAGGAGGACACGCGGCTGAGGACCGAGGAcagggaggaagacgacgaaaaGGAGTACGAGGAACGTCTAGGAATGTCTTTGGCATCGACTAACAAGCTGCAGATTTTGTGGGACCATTTCATTCATGCCGAGCCGCAGAGTTACGAG AAATCCTCCTGGCTCGACATATTCCTCGCGGAGCTTCTGGCCCAAGTGAAGGATGGCAGGGACGTGAAAGATGCCCTATCGTTTTG TTCAGTCGGCGGCGGTGGCGTGTCTACCCTTATAGCCTGCGAGCTACTCTCGGATGTCCACGAGCTCTGCGCGAAGAGGAGCGACGGTGACCATCTGATCGGCCTGAAGAAGTATCTGGCGCAGGATCGCGGCTGGCGTTGCCTGGCCGTTCTCCAGCTGCTGGGCGTTCGAGGGCTCTCCTGTGCGCGCGAGCTGGTAGCTCTTCTGGTGGCGCTCTATCCGGTCGCCCTTCAGGAAGGGGCGAGCAAAGCTGATCCCGCGGCCGGTCGAGAATCCCCGCGAAATACTTATGTAAAGTTCCACTGCAACGACGACACCGTCGACACGGTAGAGATCGTGCCGCACGCGAGACGCAAGCCGACAAAGTCCGGCCGAAACAGCGCTAGCTACGAGGGCAATGTATCGTCGCGCAGAAGGGCGAGCTGTCGACACAGTATCGGCGCCAAGGTGCCGGTCCACAATAAGCAAAGATCGCTCGGTATGTTCGAAGCGCGCCGCGACACGCCGGAAACCGCGAGCAGCGAGTCCGAATTGCTGACGGACGGCGTGGATCGGGCGCGATCGCTCACCCTCAAGATCCGCCTGAACCCTATGGATTTCGAGTACTTCACCTCTGTCGTCAGAAGCGACGAGGAACAGAAATGGCAAGCGGCGCTCTACGAGCTGCCCGTCCGGCCCGCTAAGAAGACGCCGCGGGACTACATGGACGAGAGGATCAAGAACGTGCTGGACGCCAGGATCAGCAACTTCGAGACCAGTCTGCTGATAATACAGCTGCTCCAGGAGCTACGAGACTACGACACTCCAGCTGAACAGACCCCGGCCGTGCAGGTGATGAAGTTCGCCTTGGACACGCTATGGTCCCTTCAATTCGGCACGGACGGCGACGGCCTGACTGGCGTCGAATGCGCCAAGCTGAAGGCAGCGGCTGCGAGGCTGATGCTGACCGCTATGGAACGCGCGCTCAGGGCCAACGAACCGACCACGGCCGTCATTCATAATGTTATTCTACCAATGGCCGTCAGATTACTCGAAGACGCCAGCGGCAAGCCGGTGGACGTGTTTTCGCCAGAAGAAGGCTCGCTGCTGCAAGAGTTTATCTTCGCCACTACTTACGGGATCATGACGTTCCTCCTACATTTTCTGCTGCACCAACACGACGCCGCGTTAGATAAGCTGTGCGACTCTCTGGAGCTGTTCATGCTGTTCGTAGAGAGCCAGGGCGGCAAGCTCATCGGCAGAACGATCTTCGCGATTGTTGACCTGCCGAGCGTCGATCCAGCGAGATCGCTCGTACGCGCCAGAAAGGTCATCGATACGATAGGTGCGCTGATGAATGCGTTGAAGTCAGCTCGCCGCGATATTACGCACAGGGCACAGAGCAACCGAACGAAACGCAAGCACAACGGCAATGACGTTCAGTCCTATCATCACTCCAACGGATTCGGAGCGCCTTACTCTCGCGATCGGTCTGCCGATGCCATCGTTACGAATCGCGCGTGCAGCATTTCTTCTCTATTCATGATCCTCGCCAATCTACTCGAGGACTCCCATCGTCTCTCCAGCGAGTTGCAAGTCAGACTCATCAAAGTGGCCACGGTGGCGGGGACCTGTTGCTGTTTTCCACCTAGGGTCCTGCTGTCCAGCGTGGCCACCCTCTTGAAGAGGCACGATCCGCCCACTTACGCTCCAGCCGTGACGCTCTTGGAACGCGCGCTCTTTAAAGAGCTAGGTGCTTACTCGGAACTAGACTCGTGTGAAATCTGTGACCATTCTGCCGCGAATTTTTGGGACTTTCTAGAGATTTACACCGATCTGTTGGACCCCAATGAGCCGAAACTGTGCTACTGCATGATGGCGCATCTTCTAAAGACGGGCCCCGCATCCAGATTCCAAGTCAGGCGAGAACTGCTCCTCAAAGTTTTCTATCCCACCTTTCTCAAAGCCAAAGCGCACTACGGTGCGGACAATGGGAGCGTGGCAGCGAAGTTTCTCATCCAATCTTGCCTCTCAGTGATATCCTGCTTGATCGTGCATGAGCGGATATGGGAGGCGTTCACTGAAATGAACGGGCTGGAAGAAGCACTGGCCTTGCTTCCGGATACCACGTTCACGAGAAGCGTTTACGCTCTCCTGGAAATCACCGTTATCATCGAGATATGGAGGACGAGCTCCGCGGGATCGGATCCTGGAGGCACAGAGGTACCTGCGCTCAAGTTTCTACTCAGCTCCCTCGAAAATGAGACGACCGAGTTGCTGAGCGGTCTGGAAGAGAAGCGCGTCGAACAGATAACAGACCAGACGCCGGACGAGGAAGGGGATGATGAAAATGTGGGGCGAACAGCGGGCGCTGACACGAGAAACGATAATGAAGCGAATCGCAGTAAAACGGGGAATTCGATCGATACCATTTCGTATTACCCGCAAGTATTTTATAACCCCGATGTTACAATGACGTCTCTAGAAGGTGAAGACGAGATGGACGCGAACAAGAGGATAAATCTGCACCAAGCAAGCGCTGCGTGGAGGGCCGCGGCTGGGGTAGCTATGTGCAGCCCCAGATTTCGCCAGGAATTGTCCTCGCACGCCGTGTCGGGGAAAGCTCTGGAGCTGTTTAAAACATTGGCCGTGCACATCTCCACGGGCAGTATTATAG ATACCAATAAATCAGCGCACACACTCTTCGAGGCTTTGCTCACGTGCTGCCTGACATCTCCGTTGT GTGACTGCGACGTGATCATGGAGCTTGGAAGAGCACTGATGGACGCAGGCATGAAGCTGGGTCGGGGACTCGCCGTGATCGTGGAGGCTCTACTGAAAGTCTCTATGCTGAAGCCGGCTCAAGAGGAAACTGTTTCACAGTACACCTGTCCCAGA TTTCCAACGATGACGTTAGACGCAATGCCAGACTGCGCTGCGGACGATAGCAGTACAGGGGAGTACGTGACTGCGGACGATGGCTACGAGGCGGACGTTGAAGTGCCTGGGAGAAGTCCTCACAGCAACGCCGTGAAGAGAAACAATCCTCTGGGTCCGGTGGTTGAACCCAGAGGCCACGCGAACGCTCATCCAGCGCTGTGCTCGTTGGCGGTGGATCTGTTAATTCATTTCAGTGGCCA AGGCTTGGACGCCGACAGGGGGTCTATCATAACTGCCGGCTTGAGAAAAATTGCAGTCACTTGCAGAGAAAGCGCATCAAGCTGCGCTGCTCTGGCTGGCTCCGGTGTGATCACGAAAATGTTAAACGGCTTCAGGGATATCTTCACTAGCAGAGATATCCAATACCAAG ACTTGCAACACGCAGTTCTAGAAGTGTTCACCCTACTAGCGACGCAATCGATTTCGCCGTCAGAGTTAGTCACGTATCTGTCTCTGTTCAAAGTCGACGCGCCTCCACTGCTATCCCTGTTGGAACCACTTTTCCATCTAGTCCTAGCCGCGCGACCTCAACCCAACTTTATCTTGTCCTTTCCCGTGCTCGCTGAGATGAACGTACTGCCGAAGGTTCAATCAGAAGAGTACAAGAACCTGGAGAAGGTCGAGAACCTAGTGAACAACTTCCGAAAGAGGCACCTCGCCGCGGGGATATGCAGCCCATGGTCCGTGCACGCAGCATGCCTGCCAATTGGCCCTAAATTGGCCTGGTCGGTTTGGCTGCAAGGTTGCTCCGTTTCCATGTGGCTGAGGATCGAAAGGGGATCGCCTGTCAGTGGCAAAGGGACGGTCATGAGCACGTCGCCTTTAATCGACTCGGACAATGAGAGCTTGTCAGACTGGGGCATTCTGTCGGACAATTGGAGTCGAGAAG TCGTAGCAGGCTCCACATCTCCGCCCACGCCGACGTCCATCATTCACTTAATGTCTACTGGATTCGAGTCTTTGGTCCTCGAAACGTGGCTGGATCTTAGGTCAG ACAAGTTAATCTTACGATTGACGCGACCAGGCGACAAGATAAACCGAACGATCTCTGAGACGTCGATATCTGGAATGCTTCCCTCGGGCCGATGGCATCACCTAGCGCTGAATTTCAAGGACACCGTTCTGAACAAACGCAGCGCCGTTGTTGAGGTTGTCCTTTGGGTAGACGGCTGGAGGGAGATCAACGCACAATTACCATTTGACGGGCTGCTAGTGAGAAAGCCTGGAACTACATGCGTTCTGTTAGGACAAGTTGGAACAAGCAACGTCGGTGCCTGGTATCTTGGGAACTTAATGGTATTCAG GTGTCCAGTGTTTACGAAGGAGAGAGCATTGTACCTGGCAAGCCTTGGACCTAATTACACTAATCTCGCTGAATGCATTTTAAACACCGGGAAGCCGGATTTCGCGCCGCTAATTGCATCTGGAGCCTTAGACGGTGTTCGAGAAGTTAGATTCG AGGGAGGGAAATTTGATACCAGCCGGAGGAAGTCGTACGGAGGAACGTACTTGAGGCACGCGATCGAGACCAAAGTGTCCGACACTAAAATCGATTGGGACACAGTGATGGATGCTACGAATTCGCACCTAGGCGAATTGCAAGACAATCTGCTCCTCAGTTACGAGGCGCAGAATCCCAATATCGTTCACTTGTATCCTCAAGCTATCACGAATCCTGCTG CCGTCGTAAGAAATCTACTTCCGGGTCAACCAGGTTTTAGGGTTCTCTCTGCGCCAGAGCACAAAGTTTCCCAGCAACCACCCTTGTCTCTGTCCCCGATCTTGTCTGCTCGGTTAGAATGCCAGCAGTACAGAGGACTGGTACCAGCTGCTACCTTGGTGGGCGGTGTGCCCATATTCCTCTATCTGTTCGCCAGA GTTATCGAGTTGAACTCGACCGAAGAGGAGCAGGCATTAGCTCTCTCGATAGTTCTCCACTTAATACGCAATGACTCGGAACTTTTGAGTCAGTATCGGTCAGAGGGTGGAACCTCGTTAGTCCTACGCGTGCTAGAATCACCGCGGTGCCACGCAGGTAGACATATCCTGAAAGCGATGTTAGACGCGGCTTGCGATAACTCGATCCTACTAAAAGATATCGGCAGCGGCAATCATTCGGTCTCGCAAAATTGCGAAGCTGTCATCACGGATCCCGAACTGATCAAAGGCGCGCTGACCGCGTGGAGAACGTGGGCTAAATACGACACCTTGAACTTGCTACTGCAAGCACTGCTATTGCTGCTAAGAGACCAGCACTCGCAGCGCGAATTTAACGCGTCTCAATTAAACAGAGTACGAATCGTTGACACCATTTTAACCATATGCAAG GAGCATTTCCTGTACGAAGAACTAGGTGCTGTTCTGGATTCGTCGACGGGAACAGCCGTGGTAGAGCTGATAAGAGCGCTCATGGGAGCTCCTCCAGAGTTTGCTCACCTAGTGGCCATTACCGATTATCTGGTACTCGTTCACCAGGCATCGGAAACCTACATCACTCACTCGACTCACAATATATATTTCCTACTACCATCCCTTGGAGAGAAGAAACCCGTGAAAATCAACACTATGGTAACTACTAGTTCTTCGGAAGAGTCTATAGAAACTCTAGAGAACAGCAAACTGAGCAAAGGATTGACGAACACACAG attcagaaaaataaaatgccaaAGAGAAAAGAACGTCGGAATGGCCCTCCTCAAGATACCAGCGCCGGAGAAGATTCTGGAATCGCAGCTAGCGATGGATCGAATCCTCTCAGCAAT GAGAAACAATCCACGTGGACTGACGAAAGAAGAGCCTGCCAAGGCCTGGTTTGCGAAGGGCTATTATTACTGCTTCGGGATGCAGTCAGAGTGTTGCCTGACAGCCAAGTTGGCTTGATGCTGAAGCACGTCTTGAGGGCTGAACTGCTGCTTGTATTAGCCAACAATCCCGATGCCAGAGTTCGTACAGCGTTAATTAAG GTGGTGCAAACGTATTTACAACGCGCTAGCGACGAAGAGGTTAACAAGTTCATAAAGCAAAGATACTTCATGCATTTAGCGAACCAAATAGCCTTGTACCCTGGCAGTGAACCGCTTGTGGTTGCCTTAGAAAATCTAGCTTTGAGAGGACCAACACTTGCCGCTATGCCACCACTAATGGCAATGCTTGCAAAAGCAGCAGCTACTGAACCGAACGTAGCTAGGCCCGTAGTATCGTTCATCACCGACATAATCGCAAAG TTTCTATTTCAGAATCCCAGCGCTCTGAGGATGCTCCTGGAGCAAGGGCTGGTCGAATCGCTGGTTCAAGCATTAGTCGGAGGAGCTCACAAGGGTAGCTCTACATCCCTCTATCGAGACATCCACGTGCTACTCGTGGCTGTTGCTACGAAACTTTTGGAACTACCTGGCAACCATCAAATGCAAGCCGTTCTAGACTTACACTTAATACTGAATCACATGGAACTGAAAGAAAAGTCTCACTGCACCAAGAACAGAGGTTGCGCGTCGACCGTAAGGGACGCGCAGATCGCGCTCTTTGATGGAGAACTGGATGTGCTGACGGCGAAGGTCTCGAGTCAGTCGGGTTTCAGGCTACGCAGCACAGCGTCCTATCTTGCTTCAGCGGCTCATATAACTTCAG TTTTCACAACATCCAGCGATCAAAGCGATCCTGGATCCCGATCGTCCAGTTTCACAAGTTTGCACACGCCAACAGTCGCAAGTTCGCGCGAGCCGGGCAAAGGAGAGTTACTCGATCGATTTCGCATTATTCTATCGCGTGCCGTTGAGTTTATAACGTCCGCCGACGAGTCACCGTCCGGCAATGAATTACAATTGACCAAAAGACTGTTCTCGATTCTTTTGCACGGCCTTTGCAATCCTTTAGAGAAGAGGAATCAACGGAGCAGCGGGTGGTCGAACAGACACGCTCTTAGGAAGTACACAGCCAAGATAATGGTGTGGCTGCTGGGACCACATCAAAGCAACAACACCAGGATCTTTGCCGTTAGATCCCTCATGGAGGAACCAAAAGCCCGTGACATATTATCTTCTCTTCTGGAGGTGCATCCGCAAGTGGAGCAAAAGTTCACTGTATTCTTCTGGGATCTGTTACAAAGGCGAGACGAGATGCCCAGCGCTGATGCGAGGATCTGCGCCGAGCTGAGGGAAGCCCTGAGCATATGGGACTTGGCGAAGGGCATAGAGCAAGCTAGCCCTGGGATGTGGAACGAAGAGCTGGCGTTGCTGAGGCGCGAACTGATGAGAGACCGTGACATATGGATCGACACTAATCTTCCAGCTATTCAAAGGATTGGCAACAGATACGACGTGCTCGCTAAGCAGCTGGCGGAGAGTGCAATGACTATAACGCGTATGGTTGTGGAAGAGCAGAACCAGGAACGTAAAGTATTAATGGAAAGACTGAAACATTCGAGGGCGATGGAGGCTCAGGCAGTGGCTAAATGGAGAGACTTGGCCCGACGTTTGACGCACGAAAGAGCTGCCTGGCATTTCCTCAACAGTTACCCGGGAAGTTGGGAGCTGGACCCAACGGAAGGCCCTGCTAGAGTCAGAACGCGATTGCAGCGGTGCCATTTGAACATCGATAGAAGGTTCTTCATGTCTGAGCACCAGGATAAGCTAGAAGCAGCGGAAATCGAAGCGCCATTGtcttatttattcatttctgtTCGTCAAGATGCAAGCGCAACGGCGTTAATCGAACGGCTGCACACCACTGAAAGAATACGCAAAATGTCACAAGCTAAAGTAGTCACACCCAGAGCTGAACTAGCCGGGGAGGTTCTTATCGGCGAAACCTGCCTGTATTTTGTGCCTGATAATCCTGATGTGCCATTGCACACGGATATAGCTTTAGGTGGCTTGGATTTAGCTATGGTGGGTGGAACAGCCTGGCGTCTCGAAGATATTCGAGAGCTGCACAGAAGGAGATACCAGCTCCAAGAGAGAGCCATCGAGATATTCTTAATCACTGGCAGAACTTATTTACTGGCATTCAATTCATCCAAGGAGCGAGATGAATTCGTAACGGAGTTGTCTGCCTGCAATTTGCCGAGACGAGTACCTGGAGATGACTTAAGCGAAGCTATCACCCTGTGGCGAAGCGGAGCTTTAACAAATTGGGAATACGTAACTTGCTTAAACAAGTTGGCTGGTCGTTCGTACAATGACCTGATGCAGTATCCCGTGTTCCCCTTCGTTTTAGCGGACTACACTAACGAGAAGATCGATTTGAACAATCCAAAAATCTATAG GAACTTCAAACGCCCCATGGCTGTGCAGGATAAAAAGAATGAACAGCACTACATAAACAATTACAAC TATTTAAAGCAAGCTTTATCGGAAGGACTAAACCTAATTGCACTGAATCAAGAACCGTTTCACTATGGCTCGCATTACAGCAACTCTGGAACGGTACTTCATTTTTTAGTGCGATTACCACCGTTTACCAGTATGTTCCTGTGCTACCAAG ATGACAACTTTGATATTCCCGATCGAACGTTTCATGCCCTCGCCACTACATGGAGATTAACTAGTTGCGATTCAACGACGGACGTGAAAGAATTAATTCCAGAATTTTTCTATCTGCCCGAGTTTTTACTGAACTCTGAAG GATTTAATTTCGGCGTACGACAAAACGGCTATCGCGTGGGAGACGTTGAATTACCAAAGTGGTGTGGTGGTGATGCGCGACTTTTTATTCTCGCTCATAGAGCAGCCCTAGAAGCAGATCTCGTCAGAGAAGTTTTACCATATTGGATCGACCTAGTCTTTGGATTTAGACAAACGGGAAGACCAGCAGTGGAAGCTATTAACGTATTCCACCCGGCG ACCTACTATGGATTCAATGTAGAGCAAATAGCCGACCCTCTGGAGCGTCGAGCGTGGGAAACGATGGTGCGAACTTATGGTCAGACACCAGCGCAATTATTCAGAGCCGCTCATCCATTGCCAATCCAAAATGTTGGGAACGCGATGGTGTATAACCCGTTACCCCAAGTTATCGAGGGAGTGGATG GCATAAAATGGGGAAACTATGTGGGTGCACCCGGAAACGAACCAGTCTTGTGTTGGAAGCATAAACACAGAGCACCATTAGCACGCTTAGTTCCCTTAATGACTGGCGATGTCTTTGGATTGCCTAGTTACACCACTCTTCTGCTTGGTTACACGAAAGAGAAGG GTGCGAGTATGTTGAGTGGGACGTCTGTATTAGGGGCTGCTCTAGTGTCATGGGGTGGTACAGATGGAATTACAAGACTGAAATGTAAAAAGGAACAGCCGCCCAGGCCATTGATTAAGTCTTCAGGCCTCGACCCA ATTACTACTTTAGGATCTGCTCCCGATTGTGGGCAACTGTGGGCTGGCCACTTATCCGGCAGAATCACAGTCCATGCGTATACCGTTGCGCCAAGCAAAATCGACTTTAGCTCAGCGCCAGCATCGGTGCTTCTAGCTCACAGGAGTAGAGTAACGACGATATCTCTGTCGCGAGCATTCAGCATAGCTGTTACGGGCGATGCAAGTGGCGTTATCGTTATCTGGGACTTGAACAG TTTAACGTACGTGAGATCGATATCCTGCGACGAGAGCTATCCTATTCGTTTACTGGCGATTAGCGAGACACTCGGAGATATTGCTGTTACTTATGAGACCACGAAGTCGGTGGAGAACGCGTCTTCCAGTCAGTCTGAACTGAAAGTATTTACGATAAACGCGAGACCAGTTGGATCCGTTCTATCCAGAAAAAAGATAACAGCCCTTTGCTACAGCAACGCACCAGAAGGAGTTTCCGTAAACGTTATAGCGACAGGATTGGATAACGGGGTCATCAGACTATGGAGCAGCTGGGATTTAAGATTAGTTAGAGAAATTGTAAATGGTACAAAAGGTTGCGGGGCAGTAATCGCGATGGCATGGGCATTAGATCAGCATCATTTTTACGCGGTAACAGAAGATTTTACGGTTCTTATATGGGAAGGATCTAAACGTTTGAGCAACG GCATTCTGAAGAGCATTTGGAGTTTGCATGCTCATAACATCACAGTCATTTCGAATATATTTCAGTTGAGACTCTAA